tgttgttttgaaacctttaggttaacgatcttgttaaatgttgttaacccaatgtttataatatcaaatgagattttaaattattatattatcatgatattatgatgtacgaatatctcttaatatgatatatatacattaaatgtcgttacaacgataatcgttacatatatgtctcgtttcaaaatcattaagttagtagtcttgtttttacatatgtagttcattattaatatacttaatgatatgcttacttatcataatatcatgttaactatatatataaccatatatatgtcatcatatagtttttacaagttttaacattcgtgaatcaccggtcaacttgggtggtcaattgtctatatgaaacctatttcaattaatcaagtcttaacaagtttgattgcttaatatgttggaaacacttaatcatgtaaataacaatttcatttaatatatatataaacatggaaaagttcgggtcactacagggatGTCCACCGTCCCCGGCATTAAATTGTCGAAACGATAAAAAATTTGAACGACTCGCAGTGCTCTAAGGACTGTTATTAAGAATTAAAAGTATGCATAACATGTGGTACAATATGATAGTTGTGGGAAGGTTTTTTTTGTGTGTGGCTAAGAAcgaattattataaataaataaaaatagatcCGATGATCTTGAGCGTTACATGAATTGTTACATTGACTGATACGAATCTGTTTGACATTGCCCTATTACAATAACGTTAATACAACGATACAACCAATAACAATAACCAGTACTGAAATTTCCGTGAAGTAACCGCCACCTAGACCACCGAATCTTGAAAAAAAATCCTCACCTGAACCGACATCGGCAACAGCTAACAACAATCCACGAGCCCACTGTCCAAATCGCATCAACCCCAAACGAATATCACTAAATCCAAATCACTCGTCGGACAACCCGAAAACACTCACCTTGAGACCGCATCAACCAGTAACCCAAACTATAGCCCTGATGGCCAGTAAACCCAAACAATCTGCTCAGGAAACCTAACCTGTCGAAACCCCACCATACGGATGATCGGGCACCAACCGAGAATACAGCTTCAGGAGACCAATCTTTTGGCGCTTAATAACCCTAAGATCACTAAGGCGGAAACAACGCCGGACAGTTCCGAACTGAACCCAACGACAATGAAAATGGAACGAGCGGGATCAGATCCAACAAAACCACCAAGGGACAAAACCAACAAACCAACACGAAGCCCAACAAACTGACCGAAAACTAGCCCAAGTCAGCCCTAGGCCCAAACCAACCAGGCCTGGCCAACCAATATCGAACCCAAGACCAAAAACCAACCCGGCCCAAAAAGAGGCCCACCAGTCTACGGACAAAACTTCCGGTCAGACAGCCGGAATTCGGCTAGATCATCCACCGAGCAGTCCCCATTAGGAAATATGAGGGTGAAGCAAAGCAGCctttatgtaaaaaaaataaagaaacaaaaaaGAAACAGTAGATCTGGCGATGTTTCCGACAAAAACGCAGGTCACAAACGCCGGAACTAATCTACGACGGCCAAGCACATAAATCGAAAGAAAATACTACCAAACTGAAAAGCATACCTCAACAACCACAGACCTCAAAAAGAGGTCACCGCCTGTGAAGGAGAAGAATACGAAACGGAGGAGACAATGTCGGCGATAAAGTGCGGACAAAAACCAAGAGCCAACAGTGGAAACCCGCCATGAACCGCCTTACATCACCGGCGAGCAGAATCCCGTGAAGAACTCACGGCATTCGTCGCCTGCTGCCCGAGAAGAACGGAGGACACACCGGAGAAACACCCACCGCCGGGAGGAGGATAAAAAACGTAGATCTGTAGAGAGGAGAAGAGAAAAGCACGTAAATGACCGAAACTAAAGCCTGACCTCCGGCCGGAGGCCATTAACGGCGAAGCAGAGAAATGAAAGCTGGGGTTGTATAGAGTGGGGAGAGAAAAGGAACTTTTAGAGAAAGAGAGAAATGTAGCAAGCTAATTAGTAAAGAACTTGATCAGTGATATAATTAATTTTGTAGTGCAAAAGGAAGAAGATGAGAACGTTACAGATCGGAAAGAAATTTAGATCGGAAAAGATAAAAGATGGGAAATTTGGGAATGGTTGCACGTTTTTCAAGAGAGAGAAAaagaagtttcttttattttttatttttttggcaaaataacgataacattaaaAACATAGCTttttcatcaatagatgaaaaagACGAACAAGGATACAAACTAAACAAAAGCGCCACAAGGCTCGGAGGCAGCAAATGAACCCTAACATTAACACTAACCAAAGAGCAAAGTTAACTAAGCCCGAGCCTTGAGCAACCGAAACTCTAAACCAATCCCGAATCACAATCTAAAACAAGAACAAAAACAATAAACCAAATCTAACTAAAAATGCCAGACAACATAAAAGCATCAAGTCGAACACAAACTAACCGACAACCTTTTTACCTTTTCAAGTTTTTAGGATCGGCTTAATAACCACACCGTTCACATTCAATCGATTAAATAACTTGCCCGAACGATTTTCAATCTCATAAGATGAAACCTTAGTCGAAGAACTACCAATCCTAATACTCGGCACCGGAGAAGGGAGCAGTCCTTCCATCTGAAGACCCTCAAAGAAACCAACGTTCTGATCCACTTCCACACCACATACGTCATCTGGGGTCAACCAAATCTTCATCGCTCACTTCTAAACTCATTGTACTCGGATCACAATCCGCCAATCCTTGAAAGACACCGTTTACATTATCAATCGATTTGCCCGCTTCATCTTCATCCCTAAGCACGTACGGACCCTTATCCTTCTTTGTCTTGATCGCCTTGTTCTTACCATTCTTTGAACGGGGACCCAAAGGACGGTCATTAACGCTTTGCTCTTGAAAAGAGGACTTAACTGGACCTGTAGTAACCGAGGAAGAAGCAACAGAATGTTGCAAGCTAGAATCTATATCAACGCCAACAGGAACCTCCACGCAATTGTTAAATACATCTTGATCATCTTGAACTCGAATCGACGAGTTAGTAGACACATTAACGTCAAAACTGCCAAATTTTAAGCCCGAGCCATCATAATCTTGAACCTGTTGTTCACCCACAACATAATTCACCTCACTTTGAACACCAATATCTTGAGCATCTTCATAAACCAAAGCTGCCTTCTCAATCACTAGAGCATCTTGCACGTTGTCGACTTGTTTACCATAAAAAGGATGTTCCGTCATAACAATTCGGTTCGAAATGGCAAGGAGATCTTCGGGAAAAACATCATTAAACCAATTGACATCCACAAGTGATGGGTTCACCTCGTTTGCCCACAAATTAATGTTCGAAAAATGCTCATCTTCAAGATCGACTTCAACGGAGTCGTGTACATGCTTAGCACAACCTGTATTAATAAAAGTAAACGAAGTTCCAACACTACCAAGTCCCGACGTAGATTTTGCCAATGACACAACGTCACCAAAAAGAGAGGCAACCTTAGAAATATTACAATCGGAAACATGTGTAACCGGAATGCCAACAATTTCAATCCAAATAAACCTAAAAAATTTGCAGGCAAGATCTTTGAAGGGCGAGATCAAAATGAAGTCATTACATCCACACTTACAGCTGAATCAAATCCTATTCGATCTGCACATACCAAAATGCACCCGAATCTACCCATCCTAATGACCCGATTGGCAACAATTTTGTGTTTGACCAAAAAAGCTTGGAATTTCTAATCAGAGAAAGGAACCACATCAACAACCAAAACACTAAGATCCAAAGCACTTAAAACAGCCTCATTTGAAGGCAACTTACAGCGTAATCTAGATGTTGTAGGATTGCGATTGTTACCTGTGAACGACCTATTTCCCCTACGAATTGGCCAACCAACATATAAAGGGCGTCCAAACAATTTAGAACCATTCATCGAGCACACAGCAGCGGAAGCACACAAAGGACTAGAGAACGTCACGAAACAATATCTTCTAGCAGACCAAAATTTGATTTCAGAGACCGATCCAAACTTACCACACTTCGATTCAATCATATGTCTTGTAACTGTCCTCTCTAAGCGTCCGATAAAAATGGTATCACCCTCACTGTTCTGGCCGGAAGGAAACGGGTTTTCCGACAGCCGGAGCTCCGCCGGAGCAGAACTAGTCGTCGGACGAGAGCGAGAACTGTTAGCATCTTCTACAGAACGAAGAAGCTCTGAGAACAAGGGTTGATTTGTTGGAACTGAAAAGGTTTCAGAACTTCCGCCACCATTGTCAACAAATTGGGGAGGGTTAGTTTTATAGAGagatgtttttttttttgaaaggcaagaaaATTTTATAATTAAAAGAAGAACGCGAAACAAAACTAGCAAGATGCTAGAAAACACACAAGAGCATACGCAGCCGCACAATTATACTCGCGAACAAACTAGAGACTCGAGATAACGGGACCACACTAACACAACGACGCCAAAAACAAACATCACGACTATCTGATGGGTGGGTTTATTTGTTGAAGGAATCATTTTAAGGGAAGGGAAAGTGGGTGTAGAGAAAAAGAAGTTATTTGTAGGAAGTGAGTTGACTATATTAAATGAACAAATTAGGCATGTTCATAATAAGCCAAAGTGCGAGCACCTGTTCGTGTGATTAAAACATAATGTAAGGGGTGGTAGTAGAACTTACAAATTAACTTGAAACAATTCCATGTTTTTAATTTTGATTGTTTCTTTGTGAATTAGTGAATTACTGCCCGTTAAATATCCCATTTATTCGGTTTTTCTGTTTCTCTGCAACCCTTTACCCTCCAATCTCTCAACTATTTCATCGGTCATTTCTCCATGGTTAGTTATTTCTTCATCTAtaatacattttaatttatataataatatattaattaattaatattatatattctatATGATTTTGAATTTGAACTCATCTAGTGTTCTACATTTGTTTATAGGTTTGTGGGAATAattagtatatagagagaataaatGGCATATAAGGTTGACAGTGACTATGATTATTTATTTAAGATAGTCTTAATTGGTGATTCTGGTGTTGGAAAATCTAACATTCTTTCGAGGTTTACGCGTAATGAATTCTGTTTGGATTTTAAATCTACTATTGGTGTCGAATTGGCTACAAGGACTCTTCAGGTTTGGCTGGCTTAAATCTTTTATTTCTAATAAATATTGGTTCTCGTGTGGGTTATAAACATGTTAAACATTTTGTTCCTTAAAATCTTAATTTCAATGTGTGAAAATTGTATCTGAATCCATTGTCATACAAATTGTAGAAGATTTATATGGAATTTCAATTTTTCTTTGAAATCAAGAATTTTTAACAGAATATAGTTGTCGTGAATCGAAAATATATCGGGTATATGAAATTTCAAAACCTTTATATGTGTGTGCAACTTTTTGATTATTGTCATTTGTATGTAATTTGACTCGTTTGTCATCTACACATGTCATCCATACAAACAAATTGTCCTTTTAATCCATTTCAAGATAGTCTAATTGTTGGGGCTCTGATTTTCTTATAAGAAGTCACATGTTCAAAACTCATTAGCAGCATATCTTGAGGTGACCAGGTAAAAGGGTCAAAAATAGTCCCGAGATACCCCAATTTACCGGAAATAGCTTGAGCAGAGTAAATTAACCTTATTTCATTTTAAAAACTATTGTAGATGAAAGCAATTAAGTTTTAAAACAATAAATGCAGGTTGAAGGTAAAAGAATAAAAGCACATATATGGGACACAGCGGGTATAGAGCGGCACCGAGCCATCACAAGTGCTTATTACAGAGGAGCCATAGGCGTCCTCTTGATTTATGACATAACAAAGGCTCAATCATTTGAA
This genomic window from Rutidosis leptorrhynchoides isolate AG116_Rl617_1_P2 chromosome 2, CSIRO_AGI_Rlap_v1, whole genome shotgun sequence contains:
- the LOC139890029 gene encoding ras-related protein Rab2BV-like; the encoded protein is MAYKVDSDYDYLFKIVLIGDSGVGKSNILSRFTRNEFCLDFKSTIGVELATRTLQVEGKRIKAHIWDTAGIERHRAITSAYYRGAIGVLLIYDITKAQSFENVHRWLRELMDHADSNIVIMLAGNKADLSHNRAVKESDGQRLAEQEGLVFLETSALEAFNVEKAFQMILVNIYKIVSKKAKKRKHW